In Ectothiorhodospiraceae bacterium 2226, a single window of DNA contains:
- a CDS encoding LemA family protein — protein sequence MEWILLGLAVLIVGGTIVIYNRLVALRNRFKNAFAQIDVQLTRRHDLIPNLVEIAKGYMKHERETLEAVIQARNQAVSGLKAAAADPGNAQAMAQLAGAESALSGMLGRLFALSEAYPDLKANQNMMQLSEELTTTENRVAFARQAYNDAVMTYNTARESFPAVMLAGPFGFGHAPLLEMEDRAKREVPRVSFT from the coding sequence ATGGAGTGGATACTGTTGGGCTTGGCGGTGCTGATCGTGGGCGGCACCATCGTCATCTACAACCGCCTGGTCGCGCTGCGCAACCGGTTCAAGAACGCCTTCGCGCAGATCGACGTGCAGCTCACCCGCCGCCACGACCTGATCCCCAACCTGGTTGAGATCGCCAAGGGCTACATGAAGCACGAGCGCGAGACCCTGGAGGCGGTCATCCAGGCGCGCAATCAGGCCGTCTCGGGGCTGAAAGCGGCCGCGGCCGACCCCGGCAACGCCCAGGCCATGGCCCAACTGGCCGGCGCCGAGAGCGCCCTGAGCGGCATGCTGGGGCGTTTGTTCGCGCTGTCCGAGGCCTACCCCGACCTCAAGGCCAACCAGAACATGATGCAGCTCAGCGAGGAGCTGACCACCACCGAAAACCGGGTCGCCTTCGCGCGCCAGGCGTACAACGACGCGGTGATGACCTACAACACCGCGCGCGAGAGCTTCCCGGCGGTGATGCTGGCCGGCCCGTTCGGCTTCGGCCACGCCCCGCTGCTGGAGATGGAGGACCGCGCCAAGCGCGAGGTGCCGCGCGTCAGCTTCACCTGA
- a CDS encoding M28 family peptidase — MVWKWLLWAVVWLGLAALLAAGAVTLLLVQPVWQAQPERVALRVDPERLERHVRMLAEEFVPRNYAHPENLDRVAAYIGEQFAAAGAAVSEQVYTADGRTYRNVIARFGPATEERLVVGAHYDTDGEQPGADDNASGVAGLLELARLLQGEALPLRVELVGYTLEEMPYAGTPYMGSAVHARALREAGVPVRLMISLEMLGYFRDEPGSQRYPSPLLRLFYPDRGDFIAVVGRFLRDWQVRPVKRAMRGATPLPVYSINAPADLPGIAWSDHGSFWAEGYDALMITDTAFYRNPHYHTVHDLPHTLDYRRMAYAVQATHAALLAIAHR, encoded by the coding sequence ATGGTGTGGAAGTGGCTGCTGTGGGCGGTGGTGTGGCTGGGTCTGGCTGCCCTGCTGGCGGCGGGAGCCGTCACCTTGCTGCTGGTGCAGCCGGTGTGGCAGGCGCAGCCCGAGCGGGTCGCACTGCGCGTGGACCCCGAGCGGCTGGAGCGCCACGTGCGGATGTTGGCCGAGGAGTTCGTGCCGCGCAATTACGCGCATCCTGAGAACCTCGACCGCGTGGCGGCCTATATCGGCGAGCAATTCGCCGCGGCGGGCGCGGCGGTGAGCGAACAGGTCTATACCGCCGATGGGCGCACCTACCGCAACGTGATCGCGCGCTTCGGCCCCGCCACCGAGGAGCGACTGGTGGTCGGGGCGCATTACGACACCGACGGGGAGCAGCCCGGGGCGGACGACAACGCCAGCGGGGTCGCGGGGCTGCTGGAGCTGGCTCGGCTGCTGCAGGGCGAGGCCTTGCCGCTGCGCGTGGAACTCGTCGGCTACACCCTGGAGGAGATGCCCTATGCCGGCACACCCTACATGGGCAGCGCCGTGCATGCGCGCGCCTTGCGCGAGGCGGGCGTGCCGGTGCGGCTGATGATCTCGCTGGAGATGCTCGGCTACTTCCGCGACGAGCCCGGCTCGCAGCGCTATCCGTCGCCGCTGCTGCGGCTGTTCTACCCCGATCGCGGCGACTTCATCGCGGTGGTGGGGCGTTTCCTGCGTGACTGGCAGGTGCGGCCGGTCAAACGGGCGATGCGGGGCGCGACGCCGCTGCCGGTTTATTCCATCAACGCGCCGGCCGACCTGCCCGGCATTGCCTGGTCCGACCACGGCAGCTTCTGGGCCGAGGGCTACGACGCCCTGATGATCACCGACACGGCGTTCTACCGCAATCCGCACTACCACACCGTTCACGACCTGCCTCACACGTTGGACTACCGCCGCATGGCTTACGCGGTACAGGCGACCCATGCCGCGCTGCTGGCGATCGCGCACCGCTGA
- a CDS encoding 2'-5' RNA ligase family protein, with product MEAQTHKSALVLIPPRPLWAPLQAIRRAYDPQYQRWMPHITLLYPFRAREAWPALLPALRASAAALAPFEVRLSETRVFRQGPNRHVIALTPQPAAAVERLHQALWRVVPDCDAVRRHAGGYTPHLTLARVNRRRTLETLLAQLRDEWQELRFRVDCVSLIWRGDPPEDRFRLGETLLLGGAASSGRLR from the coding sequence GTGGAGGCCCAGACGCACAAGAGCGCCCTGGTCTTGATCCCGCCCCGCCCGCTGTGGGCGCCCCTGCAGGCGATTCGGCGCGCCTACGACCCGCAGTACCAGCGCTGGATGCCGCACATCACGCTGTTGTATCCCTTTCGCGCGCGCGAGGCGTGGCCGGCGCTGCTGCCGGCGCTGCGGGCGTCCGCCGCCGCCTTGGCGCCGTTCGAGGTGCGGTTGAGCGAGACGCGCGTGTTCCGCCAGGGCCCGAACCGCCATGTGATCGCTCTGACGCCGCAACCGGCCGCCGCCGTGGAGCGCCTGCACCAGGCGCTGTGGCGGGTGGTGCCCGATTGCGACGCGGTACGCCGCCATGCGGGCGGCTACACGCCCCATCTGACGCTGGCGCGGGTCAACCGGCGTCGGACGCTCGAGACGTTGCTGGCGCAACTGCGCGACGAGTGGCAGGAGCTACGCTTCAGGGTCGACTGCGTGAGCCTCATCTGGCGCGGCGATCCCCCCGAGGACCGCTTCCGGTTGGGGGAAACGCTGCTCCTGGGCGGCGCGGCTTCGTCAGGCAGGCTCCGCTGA
- a CDS encoding sel1 repeat family protein, translated as MRYLPACSGLLLLLATGAVSADYDRGAAAYAAGDYETAYRLLEPMAEAGHPEAQLRVGAMHEWGQGVAPSFNKAAQWYQRAAAQGHPEAQFTMGFMYGSGTGVTQDEVHAWAWFDLAARQGDQKAREFRDATGARLGAGKVAEAQRLSARLRAD; from the coding sequence ATGCGATACCTTCCTGCCTGTAGTGGCCTGCTGTTGCTGCTGGCCACCGGCGCGGTCAGCGCCGACTACGATCGCGGCGCCGCGGCCTATGCCGCCGGGGATTACGAAACCGCATACCGACTCCTCGAACCCATGGCCGAAGCCGGCCATCCCGAGGCGCAGCTACGCGTCGGCGCCATGCACGAATGGGGGCAGGGCGTGGCGCCCAGCTTCAACAAGGCCGCCCAGTGGTACCAGCGCGCGGCCGCACAAGGCCATCCCGAGGCCCAGTTCACCATGGGCTTCATGTACGGCTCAGGCACCGGCGTGACACAAGACGAGGTACATGCCTGGGCTTGGTTCGACCTCGCCGCCCGCCAGGGGGACCAGAAGGCCCGCGAGTTCCGCGACGCCACCGGGGCGCGCCTGGGCGCGGGCAAGGTTGCCGAAGCGCAGCGCCTTTCCGCCCGGCTGCGCGCCGACTAG
- a CDS encoding DUF1328 domain-containing protein — protein sequence MIWFAVVALIVSVVAGALGFAGVAGRAATLAKWLFAIFLVLAVILIILVVLGVRALN from the coding sequence CTGATTTGGTTCGCCGTGGTGGCCTTGATCGTCTCGGTAGTGGCCGGCGCGCTCGGCTTCGCGGGCGTGGCCGGGCGCGCCGCCACGCTCGCCAAATGGCTGTTTGCGATCTTTCTCGTGCTCGCGGTCATCCTCATCATCTTGGTGGTGCTCGGCGTTCGGGCGTTGAACTGA
- a CDS encoding cation transporter yields MAHAHDHHAHAHGTHAHRPSSRRVLLAAVVLTLTFGLVEGLAGWWAQSLALMSDAAHMLSDAFALGLAALAAHVALAPPTRRHSFGLGRAEVLAALVNGLVMLAIVTAIVVEAVRRLFAPAPVAGGVVMGVALLGLTVNVAVAWMLTRGERTLNVRGALLHVLGDLLGSVAALLAGAVIFFTGWTPADPILSLVVCALILFASLRLLREALHVIMEGVPLHLDLHEVGRAMAAADPRIRSVHDVHIWSLSSGTAAVSAHVVLDDLRAWDAVLAALRQTLHDDFAIDHVTLQPEATVTHVLQPMPRPNR; encoded by the coding sequence ATGGCCCACGCGCACGACCATCACGCGCACGCGCACGGGACGCACGCGCACCGCCCGAGCAGTCGCCGCGTACTGCTCGCCGCCGTGGTACTGACGCTGACCTTCGGGCTGGTCGAGGGGCTGGCCGGCTGGTGGGCACAGTCGCTCGCCTTGATGTCGGATGCGGCGCACATGTTGTCGGATGCGTTCGCGCTGGGGCTGGCCGCGTTGGCGGCGCACGTCGCGCTGGCGCCGCCGACGCGTCGCCATTCTTTCGGGCTCGGCCGGGCCGAGGTGCTGGCGGCGCTGGTCAACGGACTGGTCATGCTGGCCATCGTCACCGCCATCGTGGTCGAGGCGGTGCGGCGGCTGTTCGCGCCCGCGCCGGTGGCGGGCGGGGTGGTGATGGGCGTGGCGCTGCTCGGCCTGACGGTGAACGTGGCGGTGGCCTGGATGCTCACGCGCGGCGAGCGCACGCTGAACGTGCGCGGGGCCTTGTTGCACGTGCTGGGCGATCTGCTCGGCTCGGTGGCGGCGCTGTTGGCCGGGGCGGTGATCTTCTTTACCGGTTGGACGCCGGCCGATCCGATTCTGTCGCTGGTCGTGTGTGCGCTGATTCTGTTCGCCAGTCTGCGTTTGCTGCGCGAGGCCCTGCACGTCATCATGGAGGGCGTGCCGTTGCACCTGGATCTGCACGAAGTCGGGCGGGCGATGGCGGCCGCGGACCCGCGTATCCGCTCGGTGCACGACGTGCATATCTGGAGTCTATCGTCCGGAACCGCGGCGGTGTCGGCACACGTGGTGCTGGACGATCTGCGGGCCTGGGACGCGGTGCTCGCGGCCCTGCGGCAGACACTGCACGACGATTTTGCGATCGATCACGTCACACTGCAGCCGGAGGCGACCGTCACCCACGTGCTGCAGCCCATGCCACGACCGAACCGTTGA
- a CDS encoding aldo/keto reductase has product MQQTTPARRALGATGLTVSRLGLGLAALGRPGYINLGHATDLQGDYAPAAMEARAHRVLDAAWAAGMRYFDAARSYGRAEAFLGSWLAARGIAPAEAVVGSKWGYRYTADWQVDAPAHEIKEHSAAMLERQWGESRALLGAHLDLYQIHSATFESRVLENAAVLDGLWALKRTGIRIGLSVSGTRQPQILAAARALRRDGQPLFDCAQLTWNPLETSVEEAAAAAAATGMGIIVKEALANGRLTGRNTDPAFAVQRAVLETQARRLGVPMETLVLAAALERPWADVVLSGVADVAQLDANLAALDVRLDAEARAALANLTEPPEDYWQRRAALTWN; this is encoded by the coding sequence ATGCAGCAAACAACACCCGCCCGACGCGCCCTGGGTGCCACGGGCCTCACCGTATCCCGGCTCGGGCTCGGGCTCGCCGCGTTGGGGCGCCCCGGCTACATCAACCTCGGCCACGCCACGGATCTCCAGGGCGACTACGCGCCGGCCGCGATGGAGGCGCGCGCCCACCGTGTGCTGGATGCCGCCTGGGCGGCGGGGATGCGCTACTTCGATGCCGCGCGCTCGTACGGGCGGGCGGAGGCATTTCTGGGCAGCTGGCTGGCCGCGCGCGGCATCGCGCCCGCCGAGGCCGTGGTCGGCTCCAAATGGGGCTACCGCTACACCGCCGACTGGCAAGTCGACGCGCCCGCGCACGAGATCAAGGAACACTCCGCCGCGATGCTGGAACGCCAGTGGGGCGAGTCGCGCGCCTTGCTCGGCGCCCACCTCGACCTGTACCAGATTCACTCGGCCACCTTCGAGAGCCGGGTGTTGGAGAATGCCGCGGTGCTGGACGGCCTGTGGGCGCTCAAGCGCACGGGGATACGCATCGGACTCAGCGTCAGCGGGACCCGACAGCCGCAGATCCTGGCGGCGGCGCGCGCGCTGCGGCGCGACGGGCAGCCTCTGTTCGACTGCGCGCAGCTGACCTGGAACCCGCTGGAGACCTCGGTCGAGGAAGCGGCCGCGGCGGCCGCCGCCACCGGCATGGGCATCATCGTCAAAGAGGCCTTGGCGAACGGGCGCCTGACCGGGCGCAATACCGACCCTGCCTTCGCGGTGCAGCGCGCGGTACTGGAGACGCAGGCGCGGCGCCTCGGCGTTCCGATGGAGACGCTGGTACTGGCCGCCGCCCTCGAGCGGCCGTGGGCCGACGTGGTGCTGAGCGGCGTCGCCGATGTGGCGCAACTCGATGCCAATCTCGCCGCCCTGGACGTGCGCTTGGACGCCGAGGCCCGCGCGGCGCTGGCCAATCTTACCGAACCCCCGGAGGACTACTGGCAGCGGCGCGCCGCGCTGACCTGGAACTGA
- the msrA gene encoding peptide-methionine (S)-S-oxide reductase MsrA, with the protein MWNLSSKIDMPRPEEALPGRDEPMPVPARHAVNGHPLVPPFSADLQLALFGMGCFWGAERCYWQLPGVYSTAVGYAAGYTPNPTYREVCSGRTGHNEVVRVVFDPRGVSYSELLKVFWESHDPTQGMRQGNDVGTQYRSGIYTYDAAQREAALASRAAYQAALEAAGRGEITTEILEAPTFYYAEEYHQQYLYKNPGGYCGLGGCGVAYPATQAVG; encoded by the coding sequence ATGTGGAATCTCAGCAGCAAGATCGATATGCCCCGCCCGGAGGAGGCGCTGCCGGGGCGCGACGAGCCGATGCCGGTGCCGGCGCGGCACGCGGTGAACGGACATCCGCTGGTGCCGCCGTTTTCGGCGGACCTGCAACTTGCGCTGTTCGGGATGGGGTGTTTCTGGGGCGCGGAGCGGTGCTACTGGCAGTTGCCGGGCGTGTATTCCACCGCGGTGGGGTACGCCGCCGGCTACACCCCGAATCCGACCTACCGCGAGGTGTGCAGCGGGCGCACGGGTCACAATGAGGTGGTGCGTGTGGTGTTCGACCCGCGCGGGGTGAGCTACAGCGAGCTGCTCAAGGTGTTCTGGGAGTCGCACGATCCTACGCAGGGGATGCGCCAGGGGAATGACGTCGGTACCCAATACCGATCGGGTATCTACACTTACGACGCCGCTCAGCGCGAGGCCGCGCTGGCCTCCCGCGCGGCCTATCAGGCGGCCTTGGAGGCGGCAGGGCGCGGCGAGATCACGACCGAGATCCTCGAGGCGCCGACCTTCTACTACGCCGAGGAGTACCACCAGCAGTACCTGTACAAGAATCCCGGCGGCTACTGCGGGCTCGGCGGTTGCGGCGTCGCCTATCCCGCCACCCAGGCCGTGGGCTGA
- a CDS encoding methyltransferase domain-containing protein, translating into MRWLRISLVLVLSLLLMPAGAVAESPGLAPTGADPAINRPYLDPDFEQWKGRFERPGREVYDHRERILEALALESGAAVADVGAGTGLFTLLFAEAVGEEGRVYAVDISRTFVDNIERRAAAAGHENVIGIIGEQAGVGLDAESVDLVFTSDTYHHFEQPEAMVRAIHAALRPGGEFVLIDFERIEGHSSRWILEHVRAGKETVIEEVEAEGFRLIGEEDFLNENYFLRFEKPAS; encoded by the coding sequence ATGCGCTGGCTAAGGATTTCCTTGGTTCTCGTCCTGTCGCTGTTGCTGATGCCCGCGGGCGCAGTGGCCGAGTCGCCCGGGCTCGCGCCGACGGGGGCCGATCCGGCCATCAATCGGCCGTACCTCGACCCCGATTTTGAACAATGGAAGGGCCGCTTCGAGCGACCGGGGCGCGAGGTCTACGACCATCGCGAGCGCATCCTCGAGGCCTTGGCGCTCGAGTCGGGCGCGGCCGTGGCGGACGTCGGCGCGGGTACCGGCCTGTTCACCCTGCTGTTCGCCGAGGCGGTGGGGGAGGAGGGGCGCGTCTACGCGGTCGATATCTCGCGCACCTTCGTCGACAACATCGAGCGGCGTGCCGCGGCGGCCGGTCACGAGAACGTGATCGGCATCATCGGCGAGCAGGCAGGGGTCGGCCTCGACGCGGAATCGGTCGACCTGGTGTTCACCTCCGACACCTACCACCACTTCGAGCAGCCCGAGGCCATGGTGCGCGCCATCCACGCGGCGCTGCGCCCGGGCGGCGAGTTCGTGTTGATCGATTTCGAGCGCATCGAGGGTCACAGCTCGCGCTGGATTCTGGAGCACGTGCGCGCCGGCAAGGAGACGGTGATCGAGGAGGTCGAGGCGGAGGGTTTTCGCCTGATCGGCGAAGAGGACTTCCTTAACGAGAACTACTTCCTGCGCTTCGAGAAGCCGGCCTCCTGA
- a CDS encoding MarR family transcriptional regulator — protein sequence MSDDITAKNAAQQRFMPVMRELARAYQAFTAYDNAGYRGTGLTGPQADVIFTLGNTDGMTFKEIGELTLITKGTLTGVIDRLEAKGLVQRIVLPEDRRCTRVELTRAGVEVFERLFPRQIRRIKERFDRLSEEEMHQAEAALRALRRAFS from the coding sequence ATGAGCGACGACATCACCGCCAAGAACGCCGCGCAGCAACGCTTCATGCCCGTGATGCGCGAACTCGCGCGCGCCTACCAGGCCTTCACGGCCTACGACAACGCCGGCTATCGCGGCACTGGCCTGACCGGCCCGCAGGCGGACGTCATCTTCACGCTGGGCAACACCGACGGCATGACCTTCAAGGAGATCGGCGAGTTGACCTTGATCACCAAGGGTACGCTCACCGGGGTGATCGACCGCCTGGAGGCCAAGGGCCTCGTGCAGCGCATCGTGCTGCCCGAGGATCGACGTTGTACGCGCGTCGAGCTCACGCGCGCGGGCGTGGAGGTCTTCGAACGCCTGTTCCCCCGCCAGATCCGGCGCATCAAGGAACGCTTCGACCGGCTCAGCGAGGAGGAAATGCATCAGGCCGAGGCAGCTCTGCGCGCGCTGCGCCGCGCCTTCTCCTGA
- a CDS encoding ion transporter, with the protein MNGTLTLTERRARIGDWIESTGPQRFIIALIVINAITLGLETSVTVQHYAGGLLVSLEQMIVTLFALEIALKIIGRGLNFFRSGWNWFDFIIVVIALMPATGAFSVLRALRILRVLRLITTIPRLRGIIESLLHAIPSIGWVALLLALVFYIFAVLGTNLFGQSFPDWFGTLGGSLYTLFQIMTLESWSMGIARPVIEAYPYAWLYFVPFILVSTFTMLNLFIAIIVSTMQSLHMEEEEAKRAGAEAIAHDERVQILHELKALNEKLDRMGRRG; encoded by the coding sequence ATGAACGGAACCCTGACACTGACCGAGCGCCGCGCGCGCATCGGCGACTGGATCGAGAGCACCGGCCCGCAGCGCTTCATCATCGCGCTCATCGTGATCAACGCCATCACGCTGGGGCTGGAGACCTCCGTCACCGTGCAGCACTATGCCGGCGGACTGCTGGTCAGCCTCGAGCAGATGATCGTTACCCTGTTCGCGCTCGAGATCGCGCTGAAGATCATCGGCCGCGGCCTGAACTTCTTCCGCAGCGGCTGGAACTGGTTCGACTTCATCATCGTCGTGATCGCGCTGATGCCGGCGACCGGCGCCTTCTCAGTACTGCGCGCGCTGCGCATCTTGCGTGTGCTGCGTCTGATCACCACCATCCCGCGCCTGCGCGGCATCATCGAGTCACTGCTGCACGCCATCCCCTCCATCGGCTGGGTGGCGCTGCTGCTCGCGCTGGTGTTCTACATCTTCGCGGTGCTGGGCACCAACCTGTTCGGCCAGAGCTTCCCCGACTGGTTCGGCACCCTGGGGGGCTCGCTGTACACCCTGTTCCAGATCATGACCCTGGAGAGTTGGTCCATGGGCATCGCGCGCCCGGTGATCGAGGCATATCCCTACGCCTGGCTGTACTTCGTGCCGTTCATCCTGGTGTCCACCTTCACCATGCTGAACCTGTTCATCGCCATCATCGTCAGCACCATGCAGTCGCTGCACATGGAGGAGGAAGAGGCCAAACGCGCCGGCGCCGAGGCGATCGCGCACGACGAGCGCGTACAGATCCTGCACGAGCTCAAGGCCTTGAACGAAAAGCTCGACCGCATGGGTCGGCGAGGCTAG
- a CDS encoding cupin domain-containing protein: MNADQHIVTVRPAQAVDTLQRLPYFVGIGADTVGSSGLSMSLVVIPPGAVSEPHYHEGYETAIYVLSGRVETRYGAALEHVVINGPGDFVFVPPGLPHQARNLTDTESARAIVARNDPAERERVQPYAVPMKPE, translated from the coding sequence ATGAACGCCGACCAACATATCGTGACGGTGCGGCCCGCGCAGGCGGTCGACACCCTGCAGCGGTTGCCGTACTTCGTCGGCATCGGCGCGGACACGGTCGGCAGCAGCGGCCTGTCCATGAGCCTCGTGGTCATTCCGCCCGGGGCGGTCTCCGAACCCCATTACCATGAGGGCTACGAAACCGCGATCTACGTGTTGAGCGGGCGGGTGGAGACGCGTTACGGGGCGGCGCTCGAGCATGTGGTGATTAACGGGCCCGGCGACTTCGTGTTCGTGCCGCCGGGGCTCCCCCACCAGGCCCGGAACCTCACCGACACCGAATCCGCCCGCGCGATCGTGGCCCGTAACGACCCGGCCGAGCGCGAGCGCGTCCAGCCCTACGCGGTGCCGATGAAGCCGGAATGA
- a CDS encoding DUF1328 domain-containing protein yields the protein MLAWALVSLVVAVIAAAVGFTGVAAGAAMIAKWLFGIFLLIAVILLILGLMNGGGPAIALGLLGL from the coding sequence TTGTTGGCTTGGGCCCTCGTCTCGTTGGTCGTGGCCGTCATCGCCGCCGCCGTAGGATTCACCGGCGTGGCGGCCGGTGCCGCGATGATCGCGAAATGGCTGTTCGGAATCTTTCTCCTGATTGCCGTCATTTTGCTGATCCTCGGGCTAATGAACGGCGGCGGGCCGGCGATCGCGCTCGGCCTGCTGGGGCTGTAG
- a CDS encoding DUF488 family protein, translating to MDSEAFARAAAQLQRLAARAPAAVLCAERDPAQCHRSLLADYLALRGVQVVHLLGPGVRRAHVLHPGARRESQRLVYDRASGTLDLH from the coding sequence ATGGACAGCGAGGCGTTTGCGCGCGCGGCGGCTCAGCTCCAACGCTTGGCCGCGCGGGCGCCCGCCGCCGTGCTGTGCGCCGAGCGCGACCCGGCGCAGTGCCATCGCAGCTTGCTCGCCGATTACCTCGCCCTGCGCGGTGTGCAGGTGGTCCACCTCCTTGGGCCCGGCGTGCGGCGCGCGCATGTGCTGCATCCGGGCGCGCGGCGCGAGTCGCAGCGCCTGGTTTACGATCGCGCCAGCGGTACGCTGGACCTGCACTGA
- a CDS encoding M48 family metallopeptidase yields the protein MDFFAHQARARQRSRQLVVLFTLTVLAIVAAVALIALLTMGQPAPPGASWQQWLRLNQPTLLWSAVITAGLILLASLFRAAQLRGGGGAVARAMGGTPILPDTSDPQHRQLRNIVEEVAIASGVPVPEVYVLEHEPGLNAFAAGWGTGDAAVAVTRGALEQFTREEIQGVIAHEFSHILNGDMRLNIRVMAVLFGILSLTVVGRVLLHAGSRRAMVGRRGRDQQGAEAALLLVGLALVVVGAIGVLGARLIKAAVSRQRELLADASAVQFTRHPQGLAGALKKIGWGHSGSALQASDAEEVSHMLFASGRLRSLFATHPPIEQRIRAIDPSFRPEQMRRPSYAEASATAERRAAAGLAPAFAPNVAVQPEAMAALVGNPQPAHYAHAEALRVGLPPALAEAAREQGRAPALALALVLSAEPAVREKQLALVGERAGSAAERAATGLYEALAGLGPAYRLPLFELSVPALKLRTPAQLNAIADIADALVHLDGRVSVSEFALSRLLHKLARSSERPDRRARPVKLAQARDALATVFATLAHVGHRDAHAALGAYRAGLARVLSSAPPLAERPAPTDTAWVDALDAALAQLEGLVPEEQPKLVEGLFATTIHDGQLTLDEAELLRAVCALLDCPLPSLNLPIDSAR from the coding sequence ATGGACTTCTTCGCCCACCAAGCACGCGCCCGCCAACGCTCCCGCCAGCTGGTCGTGCTGTTCACGCTGACCGTGCTGGCCATCGTCGCCGCGGTGGCGCTCATCGCGCTCTTGACCATGGGTCAGCCCGCCCCGCCGGGGGCCTCCTGGCAGCAATGGCTGCGCCTCAACCAGCCCACGCTGCTGTGGAGCGCCGTCATCACCGCGGGGCTCATCCTGCTCGCCAGCCTGTTTCGCGCCGCCCAGCTGCGCGGGGGCGGCGGGGCGGTGGCCCGCGCCATGGGCGGCACCCCGATCCTGCCCGACACCAGCGACCCCCAGCACCGCCAACTGCGCAACATCGTCGAGGAAGTGGCCATCGCCTCCGGGGTGCCGGTCCCCGAGGTGTACGTACTGGAGCACGAGCCGGGCCTCAACGCCTTCGCCGCCGGTTGGGGCACGGGCGATGCGGCCGTGGCAGTGACCCGCGGCGCGCTGGAGCAGTTCACGCGCGAGGAGATACAGGGCGTCATCGCGCACGAGTTCAGCCACATCCTGAACGGCGATATGCGCCTCAACATCCGTGTGATGGCCGTGCTGTTCGGCATCCTGTCGCTGACCGTGGTGGGGCGCGTGCTGCTGCACGCGGGCAGCCGGCGCGCCATGGTGGGCCGCCGCGGGCGCGACCAGCAGGGGGCCGAAGCGGCCCTGCTGCTGGTGGGACTGGCGCTGGTGGTGGTGGGCGCCATCGGCGTGCTCGGCGCGCGGCTCATCAAGGCCGCCGTGTCGCGCCAGCGCGAGCTGCTGGCCGACGCCTCGGCCGTGCAGTTCACGCGCCACCCGCAGGGCTTGGCGGGCGCGCTCAAGAAGATCGGCTGGGGCCACAGCGGCTCGGCGCTGCAGGCCTCAGACGCCGAGGAGGTCAGCCACATGCTGTTCGCCAGCGGGCGTCTGCGCTCGTTGTTCGCCACCCACCCTCCCATCGAGCAACGCATCCGCGCTATCGACCCGAGCTTCCGCCCCGAGCAGATGCGCCGCCCGTCCTATGCCGAGGCCAGCGCGACCGCCGAACGCCGCGCCGCGGCGGGGCTCGCGCCCGCCTTCGCGCCGAACGTCGCGGTGCAGCCCGAGGCCATGGCGGCGCTGGTGGGCAATCCACAACCCGCCCATTATGCGCACGCCGAAGCGCTGCGCGTGGGGCTGCCGCCGGCGCTCGCGGAGGCGGCACGCGAACAGGGCCGCGCGCCCGCGCTGGCCCTGGCGCTGGTGCTCAGCGCCGAGCCGGCGGTGCGGGAGAAGCAACTGGCGCTGGTCGGGGAGCGCGCGGGGTCTGCCGCCGAGCGGGCGGCGACGGGGCTCTATGAGGCGCTTGCCGGGCTCGGTCCCGCCTACCGACTACCCCTGTTCGAACTCAGTGTGCCGGCGCTGAAGCTGCGCACGCCGGCCCAGTTGAACGCGATTGCCGACATCGCCGACGCGCTGGTGCACCTCGACGGCCGGGTGTCGGTGTCGGAGTTCGCCCTCTCCCGTCTGCTGCACAAGCTCGCCCGCAGCAGCGAGCGCCCCGACCGGCGCGCCCGGCCGGTCAAGCTCGCACAGGCCCGCGACGCCCTCGCCACCGTGTTCGCCACCCTGGCCCACGTGGGCCATCGGGATGCACACGCCGCGCTCGGCGCGTATCGCGCCGGGCTGGCGCGCGTGCTGAGCAGCGCCCCGCCCCTGGCCGAGCGCCCCGCGCCCACCGACACGGCGTGGGTCGACGCGCTGGACGCCGCACTCGCGCAGTTGGAGGGCCTGGTGCCGGAGGAGCAACCCAAGCTGGTGGAGGGGCTGTTCGCGACCACCATCCACGACGGCCAGCTCACGCTGGACGAAGCGGAACTGCTGCGCGCGGTGTGCGCCCTGCTCGACTGCCCGCTGCCCTCGCTCAACCTGCCCATCGACAGCGCGCGCTGA